A region of the Jaculus jaculus isolate mJacJac1 chromosome 10, mJacJac1.mat.Y.cur, whole genome shotgun sequence genome:
GGCGCCTCTCCTGGCAAGCACTCAGAGTTTTACAAACGTTATCTCATTTTCATCTGATGACATCCTAGTCAAGCCAGCATTTTTTATTGCACTGCTGCAGAGAGCAGCTGAGCATTGAGAGTTAAATGGTTTGTACAAACTGAGATCACCTGTGATCCCATATTACAAAATTGCTTGATGTTGTCTAAAGAAAGTAtctgtagccaggcgtggtggtgaacacctttaatcccagcactcgataggcagaggtaggaggatcaccgtgagttcaaggccaccctgaaactacatagtgaattccaggttagcctgggctaaagtgagacgttacctcgataaacaaaaaacaaacaagaaaccatAAAAAGGTATCTGTAATGCAATTAGGTATAGGGTTTACAGTAAATGCTAACAATGAAAGCTTTTGCATTTAGGTCTGTAAACTCATAGGTCCTTTAAGCCTGTGATATTGGTAGTGTGCATCTTATTTAAAAAGCAAGTATGGAGATTTCCTTCTAGAGTCTAGCATCTGCCAGAAAATTCATGAATAAATCTCCATGCTGCACTCACTTGAGTATGGTTCTGACTACTTTATAAATACTAATTTACTGAATCCTCATAATGACCCTGTGAAGCAGGTGCCATTGCATTCCTCATTGCATAGGTAAGGAAAGTAAAGCGCAGAGAAGTAGGGAAAGTGCTTATGAGTTCATCACTGTTTAAGCGGCAGATGCTGAGATTCAAATCTATACCACCTAGCTCCTGAGTTCATGCTTTTAACATTTTGCTGTCATTAAGTTTTTAATGGTTTGTTGAAAAATgtatcatttctttccttcttgtgcTAGTCAAAGATTGTTTTTCTCTATATCAGTGGTTAGACTCTTAGCCCTCTTCCAGGTGTAATCTTTCCATTTGCCCAATGAACCTGTACACACTGATGGTTCTTATAGTCTAGTTGATGACCGGCTGGGATTCTAGCAGAATGGCTGAAAGGGAAGGCTTTCAAAGAAGTTTACAGAAGCCTAGCAACTCAGCAATCTGTTCCATTCAGAGTCCAGACTCCAACAGGCACCTTATAAaagcaaaatagaaagaaaatcctttcttcatttttgcTTTTGAAAAACTAAATGCAATTTTTTCCCCTAGTTTCTCCTAGAATTGGGATGAGTTATTATAGTGAGCAAAGATACTTTTCACATATGGCTTGTTCAATGCACTTTATGTTTGGAGAGAAGTTTCACTGTACCAGATCACTTCATTATCTCATTTGATCCTTTTACAACTGCTCAATGAGGTAATCAAGGAAGCTATTTTATAGcagtcattttacagatgagaaaactgaggttcagCATCATTAAGTAAACTTGTCCAAAGTCACCCACATAATCAGATGCAGAGTATGTTCAGTGTCATATGTTAATAAACACTGTAAATTATCTCATCTCATATTAAACTTAATAATACCTGATGATATCACTGCTATACTCAAAcacttaaacaaataaaagagtgAGTTCTGTTACAGGTTGTAGACACTCAGAACATTTGAGAACATTTAAtgattttcagttcagctcccTTTTCCCATGAGAGAACAGAAACTAGACTTCCCAAGGTCATAGAAAGAAGAGCTCTCTGAGGGCCATTTCTATTACACCTGGAAATTAAACTTGCCTGCTTGCCTACACACTGCCTGAGTGGAGGGGAACCCTAGGGCTCAGAAAACCTAGGGCTCAGAAGAGCCATCTGCTCTATATAGGGAGTGTGTCCCTCCTGTACTGGTTATAGACCCTTATGCTAGAGAATGTGTtctaccaaagaagaaatcaaaaaggacttTAAGAAAATGAGTAACATATGAGTTAAACAATGACCCCTACAGGTCAAGACAGAACAAGATTTCTTCtgtgcatgatgtctcaacctgtggctcttacaatacagaacaatagaaaattatttttcctctccTAAGAGAGTTAAGTACAGGAACAAAAACGCTGAACTGAGATATgactttaaatatacttttaaactaCACATGTGCTTTGACATTCCTCCATATAAGTTGGTGTTATAAGCACCAACTTCCCTTCTCCCCATTTGACTGAGTATAGTTGGATGTATACTCTTTGGTTTCTATCTTGCCAATTTAGGATGTCCTGAAGTTTCTCCTCTAGTTCCCCTTTCACTGGAGAGAAGGCCTTTTTCCTTGTCTTCAGCATTTTCTTGATTCACTAGAATTTCTCAGTTGGTGATTCATTcatttgcattattattattttgtgtctgatgaaatattttcttagcaggtttttttaaatgacaggacaattttatttttaatttaaaatgaaatgctcTAAATAATAACAGTAGCACATAGGAATTGGCAAAATACTATAGCAAACAACAGAAGGATTGTCCTGAAAGTTTTAGCAATGTATTTGGGTAAGAACTCCCATTTGGTACAATTTATATACAAGGTAATTTAGTGTCAGCTgttatcaaatttaaaaaaatggacatgcTCTTTGGCCCAACAGTTTCATTTCTAACCTTATAATAAGCTGCTTGCACATGTACAAAATGATATAGATTCCAGAATATTTGTTACATCCTCCTTATTGCTAGttacagggtttcactatgttaATATAGGCTAGCCTCAATGTATGATGTACCTGCCTCTGAGTGCTAGTGTagcaagcatgtgtcaccacaccctgctaaggTTTAATTTTATCAATGTTattaaaagaaaagtccaaggAATAGAAGGCTTGCTAGATAAGTTAGTATCTATCATGCAATAAAATATAATGTAGTTATTACAAAGAATGAGGCAGCTTTATGCATGCTAAGTATAGAACTACTTCCAAAATACATTGTAAGGAAGATACATAACCATTTGAAAAGTAACATCATTTGCatgtacaaaagaaaagaatatatatagagagaagtttGTGCTTTTACTTAAATATCTAAAGTCAGCCTTGGTGACAtatttctgtaatcctagcaattgtcaagctgaggcaggaggatcaggttttgaggccaacctggaatacaTGGTGACACCCTGTGTCTCAAcagaacaaagcaaagcaaataaaacaaaccCAAGATACTGCCAAAACTGATTGCCTTTGAGGGGTGGAACTCCATGACTAAGAAGGTAAGAGAGAGGGAGCTTTTTCTGTATGACTTTTATGTTGTTTCTGGTATTAGTTATTagcaacaaattaaaatattagtcaaacaagcacaaaacaaacaaaagaaaataattaaaacatctacttcctaaagaaatggaaaagagaCACTCAATGACAACTGCTTAGACATCTAATTGTTGCATAACCAGCCACCTCAACGTTGACTAGCTTACACTAAGAAAACTTCATTGTCTTCCATCTTTGGGTCACCTGGGCTGATGTGGGCAGTTCTGTTCCACTGGGTGTGGCTGAGTTCACTTATCCAGGAAGAGTTTGGCTGGCACTGGTACTCACAAGACTGCACCTCTGTTCCAGTACTTTCCATGCTCCTAGCTGGTTCAGCAGTACCCATCATGGCAGTAGACTTCAACAGCATAGATATGGTCACTGCCTTCCTTATGAAGGCTTAGGCCTGAAACCAACTCTGTATCACTTTCTTCTCATTCTAAAAGGTGCATAAAGCAGACCTCAAGCCCAACTCAGATCTGAGAGGAGGGAAAATGAAGTCTACCTCAAGTTGGGATGAATGGAAAGTAATGTTTGGTTCTGTTTACTCCACCACAAACTGCCACTTTTTCTCAGCTTAAGTAAATGCAGCTATCACGATACCTACTCAGGATTATCCCTAACAGTATGAATAATCCTGGATCAGAAGCCAATCACATACCACTCATAGTTACTGGTTTCCCAAAAGGATAAAATGGCTTAGTTTCTGGTCtaatagaaaaatgaatttttatttcaaatatttattattattattattattattattattaacaagatgcttcatatggatacatcatgtgttggtaacctctttttcctcatccttgctcccattccactggggaccctcctcagctGGGTTGCAGTATATGTGGTTGTAGAATAtgtgctgtgggagcagcagttattttTAGGGGGTGGGGAATGCTTCTGTGCATGATGtttcaatctgtggctcttaccatctttccacccctgcttctacaaaattccctgacccatagtgggtgagttttaagtctacttcagtgatgaacccTTAGaagcctttggatttctgctttggtaagtgttgagtatgataaaaataattttaaggactCTTGGAGCTGAGGAACTGTTTGGAAACTATTTAAAATTCACTTAGAACTTATGCCAGTCTACTTTCCAGATAGATTTGTTGGCATATCTATGAAATCTAGATGCAGTAAATGAAGAGAATTTTAATCAAcctgtttcaaaagagaaaaaaacctaATATATTTTTGCCAAAAAATGAACATTTCTGAATGGTAGAAACAACCATGAATCAGAGATCTCAGCTAACTTTATTACCAAACAGTAGAGCCAAGCCACCTGTAGATATTCAGCCCCGGAACTCAAGAGTGTCCTTACATGGCCACTGGGACTCCCACAGCTTCCAGCGAATGTGATAACAAGGATGTGAGGTTTGAGATGAGTCCTCCATTCCACCAGAGTTAAGATATACCACTGTCTATATTCCAGTCCTCAAGTCAGTCCTTAAATGTTATCTGATTCCTTCTTGCCTCTGAGGTTTTGCAGACACTATTTCTGTTTATCATGACGCCctgccctttctccttcccccacttttcctttgGATTTAGGTAACTGCTTTTCATCATATAAGTGGCAGGATTactattttgttcctttttaaaaaaaatttatttatttatttatgagagagagtgaatggctgcaccagggtccccagaatgaactccaaatatatgtgtcaccttatgcatctggcttatgtgggtcctagggaatcagtcttggttctttaggctttgcaggcaaatgccttgaccactaagccatctctccagccctactttttctttttatccatAGTGAAACTTTCTTTGATCTACCACTTTCCAAAATTGGGCCATATACTGTTGGGAAAAATTCTCCTgttctataaatatatttttagaggtTCCTTGACTTCTTCTCTGAGGTCTTAATTCAAAATTAGATCCTAATAGCCATGATTTTCCTCTAAGACCATTAACCCTGACTTACACCAATTACTCCAAGGGCATATACTGAACTCAAGCTGGATCTGAAGTACTTGGACTTCTTAGAAACCGAGTCACATTACTACAGCATATCAGAAGAGAGAGTCATGAGTTGTCAAAGGCACAGCTAGTTTGGTGCTTGCACTTGGTTATCTCTTCCTTAGATCATGTCAGACATTGCCATGTTCTTCCCATGCATTCCTTTCTTTCATGAAAGTCTCAGAACTGTCTATAACTTCCAACCAAAAAACTTAATAGAATTTATACCAACAAGAATAAACTCATGCCTGCAAAAATGATTGAACAATATAGGCATATTTCTCTgtgctactgtttttttttaagaattcaaaTTGTTGTTTACCACTTGCAGAAAAGGATTTTCATGTTTTGCTTTTCAGCTTTACAAAAAGTCAACTTTGATTTTATATTACAAAGCACCTTATGAAGCAGCCACTAGATCCACACTTGAGAAATGATTAccaaggaataaatacaaatgatgtaattcTCAGAATTACATTGATACCCACATTAGACCCATTCTTTATCATCTCCATCAGCACATTTTGTGTGTTCCATGAATCTTCTGTGAGCACTAACCTAGAACATGGACTCTAGTTTTCTGGAATGATGCCTGAACACTGACTGAGTTGTGAGGACCCAACTGTGCACAGATCACTGAGAATACAGTTAGTTCTCCTGGCGGTCCTCTACAACCTGACGTGACAATCTCAGTGACGGGTATAAAACTGACTTAACctcacttgaaattcactctCGATTTGCATGCTTTCTTATACTTCAGAAAACTAAATATGCTTATAAATCTGATCTCATCATCACAATTGTGCCTTGGAAAAGCAGCTTGTTTCTCTATGGGAGATAATCAGGTGAACATGttagaaaacaataataatttaatgTCATCCAAGTTCAAGAGTACAGTACATCTATGTATGCCTTTTATAACCTAGCTGAAATTGATTATTCAAGTATAACAATGTTAGTCCTTCAAATGTTATTCATGTAGTgcaaaagaatatatatgcatatgtgtatgcagacCAAGCTACTGGACAACAGAAGGGAAATGTAACATCACATCGCGATCTTCCTGTGAATCCAAAAATCCATTTCACTCACAGGATATTCAGGCCCAgcagtcttgaaaaaaaaaaacaactttattcaGTTCAGTTTCCTTCTCCGTCTTTGATAATATAAATGCACCAACCACTGGGCAATAAAAGGCCATATAATAGCAAAAGTTAATGCACCAGGAGACATCTCAAAGGGCCACCAAGATGGTCTCTGTGAGGAGGGTTGTGTCTGCAATGTTGATgattttgtctgcaaagccgttAGGGTTTCCAGTTTGTGAAGTCTCTGGAGGACATTCTGCATGTCCTCCTGCAATCTGATGAGCACCAGCGCAATCTGCTCATTGAGGCTGCCTCGTGACCCTCGGTCGGAGCCCCGGCGCTGTCCATCACCTCCACTACCAACTTGCCGGCCCTTTGTTCCTTCACTCAAATGTGGCATCCTATGCCCTCCACCTCTTCTGACAGAGAATTCCTCACTTTCTCCAGCGCACTTCTCACGATGTGGCGCTCCACTGTTATTTCTGCCATCTTCTCCTCCATGCTTTACTTCACCTTTGCCCTCGACTGCCATCATCTGCATGTGCCCAATGGCTCCATTTCCAGGAGATACTCGAATATCTTCATGAAAACCAGAATTTTCCAAGTGCTGACTTGGATCACCACCCAAGTAATATTGAAATTGTCCACTGTCTGACCTCTCTGTGCTACTTTGAAAAGGAGCTAGCATGAGAGATCTGAGAAGACAGGCAAGTTGTCTGCCCTGGTTGGTGTTATATCTGGAGCAGCAAGTGGAGTGTCTGCTACATAGTCAACACCCCACAgacatttgttgaatgaatggaaATACAAGACTCCGAAGCATCTTATTAGGAAGTATCTGGAAAAGAATTAGATTTCATTTTGTCTGAATAGGAGGAATAAAGGACCACAGTAGGCTTGGGTTTGATGATGAAGAGATACTTTAAACTTTAATCTCTTACTGAACTGATTAGTTCATCACTTACCTCACCCTTTGGTAAACATCTTACGCCATGTGATGGTGGTAAGTAAAGCAcaagaaaagtaagaaagaaaaagaaaaacactctaGAGTCCTTTGAATACCAAAATTTGCTGAAGGAGCCTGCTTATTACTGTAGTCAGGAAAGGTCTCTAAGCTGTGTGACACATCATATATGAACCAGTGAGAGGACACCCAGAACTTTCTATGCCCTTGCATGATTCAGTGGTTCACTGTGCACTAGGACAATGTAAGCAACATCTCGGGTGGCTTAGATATGAGAACAGAGCAGCCACTACCGCCCCTAACAGTAAAGAAAGCTTCCAGGAGTGAATGAAAGTGAGAGGATAGGGGAAGTCCCATTTCCTGTCTGTAACAATCCCAACATAGGAGGTAAACTGGAAACAGGGGCTGTCAGGTTAAAATATCAGCAGCCAAACTGGTTTTAAAGCCATAGAGCTCTGGAATTGCCCTGACTCCCAAGCTATTGATTGGCACTTCCATACCATGCATCCCAAGGGTTACATGCTTCAATCTGCATGCTGAATGAAGTATTTTAGTAAGAAGCAGGGATCCTATGGAAGACAGGTTTTTAATTTATCATAGAGGTGTGTCTCTtcgtaattttatatttttagcagGATATGAACTTGCTCGATAACTTGGTCTGATGTGTGAAAATTGAGTTTAAGAAATGGGAGCTTTGTAATTCTGAGCATTATCTATCTACTTTATAATTGCCCTAAAAGATGAAACAACTTTTCATTAGAGTATGTCTTAATAACAGCCAAATTCTGAATACAAACCATGTCTGAACTATGGAATGATATCCAACCAAGAGTCAGGGACAAAAGTCCCCAGGAGTCACAAGGCAGTAGGCCTCAGGCCTCCTGACTCACCTCGTTTTTCTCGGGGAAGGTTTCAGCTCTGCCAGTTTGAACTTGCTCAACCTGTCAGGAAAACATTCTGCCAAGGTACAGGTGTCTGTATAAGGCGAAACATTTTGTTCAATTGCTGTGGGTTAAGGCCACCAAATCTTTTTATAAACACATTCATTCAAGACTTTTGTTATAATGGGAAAAggccatatatttatttatttttatttagcagaaaaagaattatttagcttagtggttaaggccctttaTGCTCTAACCAGGTAGTCATAATTCAAATCCATTCTCCTCTTCATTAGGGTGTGGCCAGTTCCTTAGTTTCTCTAAGCTTCACAGAATACTGTGAAATGGAGACAGCAAAGAGTTGATGGAAACATTAACACCATATGGTAAGCACTCCATGGCCATCACTATTACAGCTATCTTGAATATCAAAGTATAATATTATTGTACTCTGTAAACTCAGCATGTCAGGTTTTAGTAATTGCTACACATTCTACATAGCAATTGCTCCCATGCAGCTGATGTGCATATCCCTGCACCTGTTTCTGGTCAGGGTTGGCCACTATAATACTTTGGAAGCAGCATTCGACAGCTTACTAGTCTAGGTCATGAAAGCATATGCAGCTAACCTTCcccctccacccctccagctttGCTGGAACCCTGAGCTGTTTATGTAAGCAGTATGTGACTACCCTGAGAGTTCCATGATGAAGTAGTTACTTGTAAGATCTCTAGatggcaatcccatcagaattcaACCAATCCTGTCAAGTTTAGCTAAGTTTCTTGACATTGAAGATGACAGACATGTCATTTCAGTCCCTGTCCACATTCCTATTATgaaaataacagaataaaaaGTGTTATGCCACTAATTTTGAAGTATTTTGTCACATAGCAATGGGGAACAGTTAGGAACTAATGAGACTGAGAGAAATAATGAGATAAAAAGGGGAAATTTAACCATCTCAGAACCATCAGATCTGATCTAGATCTGTGTGCATATT
Encoded here:
- the LOC101607341 gene encoding acyl-CoA-binding domain-containing protein 5-like, whose amino-acid sequence is MLAPFQSSTERSDSGQFQYYLGGDPSQHLENSGFHEDIRVSPGNGAIGHMQMMAVEGKGEVKHGGEDGRNNSGAPHREKCAGESEEFSVRRGGGHRMPHLSEGTKGRQVGSGGDGQRRGSDRGSRGSLNEQIALVLIRLQEDMQNVLQRLHKLETLTALQTKSSTLQTQPSSQRPSWWPFEMSPGALTFAIIWPFIAQWLVHLYYQRRRRKLN